The following are from one region of the Paenibacillus protaetiae genome:
- a CDS encoding DUF6923 family protein codes for MPATLTGIVFNDLNHNGQYDAGEPGIAGVNLVLFSNAGGTCMTVQSDINGNYSFTITAAGTYTVYEPVADPGASCPPVTFTQPAGFTMSNGPRKLTQIVTAAQVTNNVTITGHNFSHDTILNPLNCTTTMIQFAGRPSVWFNIDIVTGEETVQGTVSPPLDINAIGFNPLDSYIYGYDQLNNHLVRVDSDGNVMVLFPLPPGMPSDAYNTGTFDQNGFLYVFVNNETTFYVIDLRPNSATFLKLVNPATGFLETTSGITMNRVLNVSDWVYRAADNNLYAITPTGTVERIAPATGHIDNIATTPLNTGPFGALAIDSTGTIYAISNSDGTIYRYTISGNTATAVRFSSTVTTSFNDATMCVHAAVQLDFGDAPDLGSGNGPGNYSTLLANNGPRHGLVNPLFLGTQVTAETDALQNASATGDDIPLGIQDDGLTLPCPRFLRPQPATSLT; via the coding sequence TTGCCTGCGACATTAACAGGGATCGTGTTTAACGATTTGAATCATAACGGGCAATATGATGCCGGAGAACCCGGGATTGCCGGCGTCAATCTTGTGCTGTTCAGCAATGCGGGCGGCACTTGCATGACGGTTCAATCCGACATTAACGGCAATTACAGTTTTACGATTACGGCTGCCGGTACCTATACCGTGTATGAACCGGTTGCGGATCCCGGCGCTTCTTGCCCGCCTGTTACATTCACGCAGCCAGCCGGCTTTACGATGTCCAACGGTCCTCGCAAGCTGACGCAAATCGTAACAGCCGCCCAAGTTACGAACAATGTTACGATTACCGGCCATAATTTCAGCCATGATACGATCTTGAATCCGCTGAATTGTACAACGACGATGATCCAGTTTGCCGGGCGGCCTTCTGTCTGGTTCAACATTGACATTGTGACGGGAGAAGAGACGGTTCAAGGGACTGTCTCCCCTCCTCTTGATATTAATGCGATTGGCTTTAATCCACTCGACAGCTATATTTATGGCTACGACCAATTGAATAACCATCTTGTGCGCGTGGACAGTGACGGCAATGTAATGGTATTATTTCCGCTGCCGCCCGGCATGCCGTCAGATGCGTACAACACAGGCACTTTCGACCAGAACGGTTTCCTTTATGTGTTTGTCAACAACGAAACGACCTTCTATGTCATTGACCTCCGTCCAAATTCAGCCACCTTTCTCAAACTTGTCAACCCGGCGACCGGCTTCCTGGAAACAACGAGCGGCATCACGATGAACCGCGTTTTAAATGTGAGCGATTGGGTCTATCGGGCGGCAGACAATAATCTGTACGCGATCACGCCGACCGGAACGGTCGAACGTATTGCTCCTGCAACCGGACATATCGACAACATCGCTACGACTCCGCTAAACACAGGTCCTTTCGGCGCGCTTGCTATTGATTCGACCGGAACAATCTATGCAATCTCCAACAGTGACGGAACGATCTACCGCTATACGATTTCGGGCAACACGGCGACCGCTGTCCGCTTCTCCTCGACGGTGACAACTTCTTTCAACGATGCGACCATGTGCGTGCATGCAGCAGTCCAGTTGGATTTCGGAGATGCCCCCGACCTCGGATCGGGCAATGGGCCAGGCAACTATTCCACGCTGCTCGCAAATAACGGGCCGAGGCATGGTCTTGTAAATCCTCTTTTTCTCGGAACCCAGGTGACTGCGGAAACCGATGCGCTGCAGAACGCGAGTGCAACGGGCGACGATATTCCATTAGGTATCCAAGACGACGGGCTAACGCTCCCCTGCCCCCGCTTTCTACGTCCGCAGCCAGCTACGAGCTTGACGTAA
- a CDS encoding DUF7507 domain-containing protein — protein sequence MNEAAPVAMVPSQPGTQVVSLLFTVPAGAILAAGTTFVRLRLTTDLLDQQNAANGEEDPRSIGPASDGEVEDYSLTISEAAVLIIDKEVAPSSAEPGEQVTYTFTVENPNAIDLTNVQIEDSLLGLIDSISVLPAGATITLSATYTIPPGTPAGSTIINTVVAESDQTPPANSSAHVTVLPLFTLAVSKLADRATALPGETVTYTLTVTNTSNDTITNVAVTDAMLGFSTTIGAMTPNETQFFTVNYTIPLGTPAGTVLTNVTTAVSDETGPVSDFATVVVSPAPSDTIVKTVSSAEAAPGDTVTYTITVTNAGNEAITNVHITDPALGVDVTLDQLDPGDSVSLSVPFTIPLTAVEGEQIVNVATVTTNETDPEQDIAIVTVTGVPALLILKSVSPSQAKPGAAVTYTFIVTNTGNTELSNVRLEDPLLGIRRRIGTLAAGESRTIDVPFTLPLDATDDLVNTVTAAGDFDEQTVTDDSQATLQVLLPGLELSKTVNKAAANPGETVFFTFTLTNTGEASLTNLVLSDPLLSYFQFIAELLPGSSITETLPFTVPAGSLAGTVFTNLITVTSTELGPQTAEAGVTVNDVPAITLSKSADRNHALPGETVSYTITVTNTGNLDLTNVTIRDALLGLDTVLPVLAVGASTSLVVNFVIPLDAVIGSVIRNLSIAFSDQTDTAEAVAKVVVDVAAPLLSIAKFANTASAASGETVIYTIIVTNQGTTGLTNVIVSDDTLGFAQLIGTLLPLESRTFNIPFIIPENTPNGSIIINTAIADSDQTDPVAGSAQVSVEAHPELLLVKSISPVTAAPGETVTAVIVATNAGNVTLTNIIIADETLHFRTVIPVLPVGESITIALPIVVPFVEAFTVITNTATASSSELGETSAAASYTVLPAFVIDLVKSVDRQEASPGETVTFTFVLRNLSNTPITNLHLADALLGLDQQVDILPIGFVIVISRSFQIPLDARGGTAIMNTAILTSAETQPVTASAQVAIRQVPRLELEKTVTPAIAYPGQRVFFRVSGTNTGNVPLFNIRYADHLLGPTGTVSVQDVGQQIELTLPLDIPENAVPGSEIVNTLLVNSEQTGTLSAAAAVKIIPLPLAVNKRSNVSLLFVEDTARFTITAANISNTILNDVIITDPLPEGTTFVPHSVIVGGRSVPSADPASGIAVGSLAPGQSTAVSFIIKQTAPAPDNVLRNRALVSFLVPGQPNRYTAPSNLLEIPVEDHEE from the coding sequence GTGAACGAAGCAGCACCCGTAGCAATGGTGCCTTCTCAGCCAGGGACCCAGGTTGTCTCCCTGCTGTTTACCGTGCCAGCCGGCGCTATACTTGCCGCCGGTACAACCTTTGTCAGACTCCGGTTGACAACCGATCTTCTGGACCAGCAGAATGCCGCCAATGGCGAGGAAGATCCTCGCAGCATCGGACCGGCCTCTGACGGCGAGGTTGAAGACTATTCTCTGACCATATCCGAAGCTGCTGTTCTGATAATCGACAAAGAGGTTGCCCCCTCTTCTGCGGAACCTGGCGAACAAGTTACCTATACCTTCACCGTAGAGAACCCGAATGCAATTGACCTTACAAACGTACAGATTGAAGACTCCTTGCTGGGACTGATCGACAGCATCTCCGTCTTGCCCGCAGGCGCTACCATTACGCTGAGCGCAACCTATACAATACCGCCCGGTACCCCTGCAGGCAGCACCATTATCAATACGGTAGTTGCAGAATCCGACCAGACTCCGCCTGCCAACAGTTCAGCTCACGTTACCGTTTTGCCCTTATTCACACTGGCAGTAAGCAAATTGGCAGACCGGGCAACCGCGCTTCCCGGCGAAACAGTTACTTATACACTGACAGTTACGAACACTTCTAACGACACCATTACGAATGTGGCCGTAACAGACGCAATGCTCGGATTCTCGACCACGATCGGCGCCATGACTCCTAACGAGACGCAGTTCTTCACCGTCAATTACACGATTCCGCTTGGAACCCCTGCAGGCACAGTTCTCACCAATGTGACCACCGCCGTATCCGATGAGACAGGACCTGTGTCCGACTTTGCTACAGTTGTTGTCAGCCCCGCTCCCAGCGATACGATTGTGAAAACCGTCTCGTCAGCGGAAGCAGCGCCGGGGGATACCGTCACCTATACGATTACAGTTACGAATGCCGGGAATGAGGCCATAACGAATGTCCATATTACCGATCCCGCATTAGGCGTCGATGTGACGCTTGACCAGCTCGATCCCGGCGACTCGGTTTCATTGAGCGTACCCTTCACGATTCCGCTGACCGCAGTTGAAGGCGAACAGATTGTGAATGTCGCCACCGTTACTACGAATGAAACCGATCCCGAACAAGATATCGCAATCGTCACTGTTACAGGCGTACCTGCCCTCCTCATCCTGAAGTCGGTCTCCCCTTCCCAGGCGAAGCCAGGCGCTGCTGTCACCTATACGTTCATCGTTACGAATACGGGCAATACCGAACTTAGCAATGTCCGGCTGGAAGATCCGTTGCTTGGCATTCGAAGGCGGATTGGCACGCTGGCTGCCGGTGAATCGAGAACGATTGATGTTCCGTTCACGCTTCCGCTTGATGCCACAGATGATCTAGTCAACACCGTTACCGCAGCCGGCGATTTCGACGAGCAGACGGTGACGGATGATAGCCAGGCAACTCTTCAGGTGCTGCTGCCCGGGCTGGAGCTGTCCAAGACTGTCAACAAGGCGGCGGCAAATCCCGGCGAAACCGTTTTCTTCACTTTCACATTGACGAATACGGGCGAAGCTTCCTTAACGAATCTCGTTTTGTCTGATCCGCTTTTGTCTTATTTTCAATTTATCGCCGAGCTGCTCCCGGGTTCTTCAATTACCGAGACGCTTCCTTTCACCGTGCCTGCGGGTTCCCTTGCCGGAACCGTGTTTACGAATCTGATTACCGTCACGTCAACAGAGCTTGGGCCGCAGACTGCAGAAGCTGGCGTTACCGTTAACGACGTTCCGGCAATTACGCTATCCAAGTCAGCCGACCGCAATCATGCATTGCCGGGTGAGACGGTTTCTTATACGATTACGGTTACGAATACGGGCAATCTGGATTTGACGAATGTGACCATTCGCGATGCGCTGCTGGGGTTAGATACGGTACTTCCTGTTCTGGCCGTGGGAGCGTCAACCAGCCTTGTTGTCAATTTCGTCATTCCTTTGGATGCGGTTATTGGATCGGTCATCAGGAATCTGAGCATTGCATTCTCCGATCAGACGGATACGGCCGAAGCTGTCGCCAAGGTCGTCGTGGATGTCGCTGCACCATTGCTTTCCATTGCTAAATTTGCGAACACAGCTTCCGCCGCATCTGGCGAAACCGTCATATATACCATTATCGTGACGAACCAGGGTACCACCGGCTTGACCAATGTCATTGTATCGGACGACACACTTGGTTTTGCACAACTGATCGGTACGCTCTTACCGCTGGAAAGCCGTACGTTCAACATTCCATTCATCATACCTGAGAATACGCCAAACGGATCAATCATCATCAATACGGCCATCGCGGATTCGGATCAGACCGATCCCGTCGCAGGTTCTGCTCAAGTTTCCGTGGAAGCCCATCCGGAGCTTCTGCTAGTCAAATCAATTAGTCCCGTCACAGCAGCGCCAGGCGAGACGGTTACCGCTGTGATCGTCGCAACCAATGCCGGAAATGTTACTTTGACGAATATTATCATTGCTGATGAAACTCTTCATTTCCGCACGGTTATTCCGGTATTGCCGGTTGGCGAATCCATTACGATCGCACTGCCGATTGTTGTTCCTTTCGTCGAAGCATTCACAGTCATTACCAACACAGCCACTGCTTCCTCATCCGAGCTGGGCGAGACATCCGCCGCAGCCTCGTACACTGTACTTCCTGCATTCGTGATTGATCTCGTCAAAAGTGTCGATAGACAAGAAGCATCGCCGGGGGAGACCGTCACTTTCACATTTGTTCTACGCAATTTGTCCAATACGCCTATTACGAACCTGCATCTGGCAGACGCTCTTCTCGGGCTTGATCAGCAAGTGGATATTTTGCCGATCGGGTTCGTCATCGTCATTAGCCGCTCCTTCCAAATTCCGCTTGACGCTCGGGGAGGCACTGCCATTATGAATACAGCCATCCTGACCTCTGCGGAGACACAGCCTGTTACCGCTTCAGCGCAAGTTGCAATTCGCCAGGTTCCCCGTCTTGAACTGGAGAAAACAGTAACTCCGGCTATTGCATACCCGGGACAGCGCGTATTCTTCCGAGTATCAGGGACGAATACAGGCAACGTTCCGTTATTCAACATTCGTTATGCCGACCATCTTCTCGGACCAACGGGAACGGTCTCCGTTCAGGATGTCGGCCAGCAGATCGAGCTTACCCTCCCGCTGGATATCCCGGAAAACGCGGTTCCGGGAAGCGAGATTGTCAACACATTACTTGTCAACTCCGAACAGACCGGAACTTTATCGGCAGCTGCCGCCGTGAAGATTATCCCGCTGCCGCTTGCCGTTAACAAGCGGTCGAACGTAAGCCTTCTGTTCGTCGAGGATACGGCACGTTTTACAATAACTGCCGCAAACATCAGCAATACGATATTAAACGATGTCATCATTACAGACCCGCTGCCGGAAGGAACTACATTCGTGCCGCATAGCGTCATCGTCGGCGGCCGCTCCGTTCCTTCAGCCGATCCTGCCAGCGGGATAGCAGTCGGCAGCCTGGCTCCCGGCCAAAGCACGGCCGTTTCTTTCATCATCAAACAGACCGCTCCCGCTCCCGACAACGTGCTCCGCAACCGGGCGCTCGTCTCGTTCCTGGTACCAGGACAGCCGAACCGTTATACCGCTCCATCCAATCTGCTCGAAATTCCGGTCGAAGATCACGAGGAATAA